A genomic region of Dictyoglomus sp. NZ13-RE01 contains the following coding sequences:
- a CDS encoding thiamine biosynthesis protein ApbE has translation MFRRYFLFIILLIFMFSVAYLIKEIPREDFAEKQGILMDTYVVIRIKGVESQKVVSKIWNLLEDLDKKLDRFKKESEIYKINNNAGKWIEVSKEVLEVINKALYFAKISDGYFDPTVGPLMEIWGFYNSSYRLPRESEIKRALELVNWRYIDIKDNKVRLLKDKASIDLGGIAKGYAIEKALEICRDSKIDEVYIDFGGNIAVLGKPERGDYWEIGIKHPRKDGIIGKIKIKEGVVATSGDYERYFVKNGIRYCHIMNPKNGFPASDVMSVTVISKNGIEADALSTTFFVLGKRALDFRNKFFPDVEFVMIDKNGKIIRTSGVIFELEK, from the coding sequence ATGTTCAGAAGGTATTTTCTATTTATTATTCTGTTAATTTTTATGTTTTCTGTTGCCTATTTGATAAAAGAGATTCCAAGAGAAGATTTTGCAGAAAAGCAAGGCATATTAATGGACACCTATGTTGTTATAAGAATTAAAGGAGTGGAGAGTCAAAAAGTCGTTTCCAAGATTTGGAATTTGTTAGAAGATTTAGACAAGAAATTGGATAGATTTAAAAAGGAAAGTGAGATTTATAAGATAAATAACAATGCAGGAAAATGGATAGAAGTCTCGAAGGAAGTATTGGAAGTTATTAATAAAGCATTGTACTTTGCTAAGATATCAGATGGATATTTTGATCCTACAGTTGGACCTTTAATGGAGATTTGGGGATTTTACAATAGTTCTTATAGATTGCCAAGGGAGAGTGAAATTAAAAGGGCTTTAGAATTAGTAAATTGGAGATATATAGATATTAAAGATAATAAAGTAAGGCTATTGAAAGATAAAGCTTCAATTGATTTAGGAGGAATTGCAAAAGGATATGCTATTGAAAAGGCTTTGGAAATTTGTAGGGATAGTAAGATTGATGAAGTTTATATTGATTTTGGAGGTAATATAGCTGTTTTAGGAAAACCTGAAAGGGGAGATTATTGGGAGATTGGAATAAAACATCCTCGAAAAGATGGAATAATTGGCAAAATAAAAATCAAAGAAGGTGTTGTTGCTACATCTGGTGATTATGAAAGATATTTTGTAAAGAATGGAATAAGGTACTGTCATATAATGAATCCTAAGAACGGTTTTCCAGCATCTGATGTTATGAGTGTGACTGTAATTTCAAAAAATGGGATTGAAGCTGATGCTCTATCAACAACATTTTTTGTATTAGGAAAAAGAGCTTTGGATTTTAGAAATAAGTTTTTTCCAGATGTAGAATTTGTTATGATAGATAAAAACGGAAAAATTATTAGGACGAGCGGAGTTATTTTTGAATTAGAAAAATGA
- a CDS encoding heptaprenyl diphosphate synthase — MMKFNKSINYITFLGVMLSLACILYYIEALFLNPLTSLPGSKLGIANIITLLTIYWIGLKEGLIISFLRVILVNILLGGIFGLSFFLSLTGGVVSAFIMGILERNKNLKIIYVSIFGALAHNISQLIVVSFFISHKSILFYFPFLVFFAFITGTFNGILGEWVMNKINAILGG; from the coding sequence ATGATGAAATTTAATAAGAGTATAAATTATATAACTTTTTTGGGAGTTATGCTTTCTTTGGCATGTATCTTGTATTATATTGAAGCATTATTTTTGAATCCACTAACCTCTTTACCTGGCTCAAAACTTGGTATTGCTAATATAATAACTTTACTTACAATCTACTGGATAGGTTTAAAAGAGGGCTTAATAATATCCTTTTTAAGAGTAATTTTGGTTAATATATTATTAGGTGGGATTTTTGGACTTTCATTCTTTTTGAGTTTAACAGGAGGAGTTGTAAGTGCCTTTATAATGGGGATTTTGGAGAGAAATAAAAATTTAAAAATTATATATGTTAGTATATTTGGGGCATTGGCCCACAATATTTCTCAGTTGATTGTGGTCTCATTTTTTATATCTCATAAAAGTATTTTATTTTATTTTCCTTTTTTAGTATTTTTTGCTTTTATAACAGGAACATTTAATGGAATTTTGGGGGAGTGGGTGATGAATAAAATTAATGCCATTTTAGGAGGGTAG
- a CDS encoding peptidase M23, producing the protein MNLLQSSDVILQKQKELQEKRQKINALKKQVKVLESKELSILREINNIDYQLDKTERELSNAEARLGEAQSNLLVLTNQLKIMERNLKNRSLNYKDMLKDVFKENNTHDDIWQVFLGEKSSFDFLAIPYYVRCMFKIEANRLKTIDQQRREIAEKRKEWEEEKKRVENLVEEIEQKKAYIEKMKSEKSAYLEDIRKQKRLQQQTIATLERESKEIEALINKLASDKVAKAKKGNLSWPVIGSITSGFGMRRHPLLGGAPMFHTGIDISASYGTPVKAVAPGRVIFAGWYGGYGKLVILDHGGGISTLYAHLSRIVVNLEEQVSEGEVIGYVGSTGLSTGPHLHFEVRVNGEPKDPTLWLK; encoded by the coding sequence ATGAATTTACTCCAGTCCTCTGATGTAATTTTGCAAAAACAAAAAGAATTGCAAGAAAAGAGACAGAAAATTAACGCTTTGAAAAAACAAGTGAAAGTCTTAGAGAGTAAGGAACTTAGTATTTTAAGAGAAATCAATAATATTGATTATCAATTAGATAAAACAGAGAGGGAACTTTCAAATGCTGAAGCAAGATTAGGGGAAGCGCAGTCAAATCTATTGGTTTTGACCAATCAATTGAAGATAATGGAAAGAAATTTAAAAAATAGGAGTCTAAACTACAAAGACATGTTAAAGGACGTATTTAAGGAAAATAATACACATGATGATATATGGCAAGTCTTTTTAGGAGAAAAATCATCCTTTGATTTTCTGGCGATACCGTATTATGTGCGATGCATGTTTAAAATTGAAGCTAATAGACTGAAAACTATTGATCAACAAAGAAGAGAAATAGCAGAAAAAAGAAAGGAATGGGAAGAGGAGAAGAAAAGGGTAGAAAATCTTGTAGAAGAAATAGAGCAGAAAAAAGCTTATATAGAAAAGATGAAGAGTGAGAAAAGTGCTTATCTTGAAGATATAAGAAAGCAGAAAAGACTCCAACAGCAAACAATAGCAACTCTTGAGAGAGAGTCAAAAGAGATTGAAGCCTTGATTAATAAACTTGCATCGGATAAGGTTGCAAAGGCAAAAAAAGGAAACTTATCATGGCCTGTTATAGGAAGCATTACCTCTGGTTTTGGAATGAGAAGACATCCACTGCTCGGTGGTGCTCCCATGTTTCATACTGGTATTGATATCTCTGCAAGTTATGGAACTCCTGTAAAAGCTGTTGCACCAGGTAGAGTTATATTTGCAGGATGGTATGGTGGATATGGGAAACTGGTTATATTAGATCATGGAGGTGGTATTTCTACTTTATATGCTCATTTATCAAGAATTGTTGTAAACTTAGAGGAGCAAGTAAGTGAAGGGGAGGTTATAGGATATGTTGGAAGTACAGGACTAAGTACTGGACCTCATTTACACTTTGAGGTAAGAGTGAATGGAGAGCCTAAGGATCCAACATTATGGTTAAAATGA
- a CDS encoding peptidase S41, translating to MMKRVRKYILILGIFILSIFLFTKVWAAKEIVYEDIKTFLEVLYYVKNAFLEKDLNGKKLEYEAIRGLLKGLDDPYTRFLEPKDFKTFTEDMSGSFYGVGMRLEQKENKILVVSPIEGTPAYKAGIKPGDQIIEVDGISIEGKGLDEVVAMIRGELGKKVKIKIYRESEKKTYEFELVRTKIEVPVVEDKILKDSIGYIKFYEFTQNAPEKLRSSIENMKKNNVSGIILDLRNNPGGDLRSAIEIASFFISDKDSVTTVIKDKNNKVVDTFVTKGIVVYREDRDGNRWGEKVRGNVIWDKPLVLLVNRYSASASEILSGAIKDYKKGILVGEKTFGKGVVQSIFPLSDGSALIITTERYLLPSGKNIHKEGINPDYVVEMAPENVGKDNDIQLNKAIEIIKEQISLKNKKTKEGKLLITNKS from the coding sequence ATTATGAAGCGGGTTAGGAAATATATATTAATACTTGGTATTTTTATTTTATCTATTTTCCTTTTTACAAAGGTATGGGCAGCAAAAGAGATCGTATACGAGGATATAAAAACCTTTCTTGAGGTACTTTATTATGTAAAAAATGCATTTTTGGAAAAGGATTTGAATGGTAAAAAATTAGAGTATGAGGCGATTAGGGGTTTATTGAAGGGGCTTGATGATCCATATACTCGTTTTCTTGAACCTAAAGATTTTAAAACATTTACCGAAGATATGAGTGGTAGTTTTTACGGAGTAGGAATGAGATTAGAACAAAAGGAAAATAAAATATTAGTAGTTTCACCTATAGAGGGAACCCCTGCTTATAAAGCTGGTATAAAGCCAGGAGATCAAATAATTGAGGTTGATGGGATTTCTATTGAAGGAAAGGGGTTAGATGAAGTTGTGGCTATGATTAGGGGGGAACTCGGGAAAAAAGTAAAGATTAAAATATATAGAGAATCTGAGAAAAAGACTTATGAGTTTGAACTCGTTAGGACAAAAATAGAAGTGCCTGTCGTTGAAGATAAGATTTTGAAAGATAGCATAGGATATATAAAGTTCTATGAATTTACACAAAATGCTCCAGAAAAATTGAGATCATCCATAGAAAATATGAAGAAGAATAATGTCTCGGGAATCATATTGGATTTAAGAAATAATCCTGGAGGAGATTTAAGGTCCGCCATAGAAATTGCCAGTTTCTTTATCAGCGATAAGGATAGTGTAACTACTGTTATAAAAGATAAGAATAATAAAGTGGTTGATACCTTTGTTACAAAAGGGATTGTCGTTTATAGAGAGGATAGAGATGGTAATAGATGGGGAGAAAAAGTGAGAGGCAATGTGATTTGGGATAAACCATTAGTATTGCTTGTTAATAGATACTCCGCCAGTGCTTCAGAAATTTTATCAGGTGCAATAAAGGATTACAAAAAAGGTATATTGGTTGGAGAGAAAACCTTTGGGAAAGGTGTTGTACAAAGCATATTCCCACTATCAGATGGTTCCGCCCTAATAATAACTACAGAAAGGTATTTATTACCTTCAGGAAAGAATATTCATAAAGAAGGAATTAATCCAGACTATGTAGTAGAAATGGCACCGGAAAATGTTGGGAAAGATAATGATATACAGCTAAACAAGGCTATTGAGATTATTAAAGAGCAAATATCTTTAAAAAATAAGAAGACAAAAGAAGGAAAGTTATTAATTACTAATAAAAGTTGA
- a CDS encoding competence protein ComEA produces MDDKTKKYLFYIGIFLLIVFFTFSLMNKENKIEKEEVENYIVVHIAGAVKNPGVYRLLEGSRVIDGIRSAGGALPSADLDKLNLASYLEDGAKIYVPEKILPTQNINGNSEVKKASNSGNKKININTASKEELESLPGIGPSLAQRIIEYRESNGYFSSLDDLEKVKGIGPKKIEQIKDYIDW; encoded by the coding sequence ATGGATGATAAAACTAAAAAATATTTATTCTATATCGGAATATTTTTACTAATTGTTTTCTTTACCTTCTCCTTAATGAATAAAGAAAATAAAATAGAAAAGGAAGAGGTAGAAAATTATATTGTAGTACATATTGCAGGAGCGGTTAAAAATCCAGGTGTTTATAGATTGTTAGAAGGATCAAGAGTTATTGATGGAATAAGGTCTGCAGGAGGAGCCCTTCCTTCTGCAGACCTTGATAAACTAAATTTGGCAAGCTATTTAGAGGACGGTGCAAAAATCTATGTCCCAGAAAAGATTTTGCCAACTCAAAATATAAATGGAAATAGTGAAGTAAAAAAAGCTTCTAATTCTGGTAATAAAAAGATAAATATAAATACTGCCTCAAAAGAAGAGTTAGAATCTTTACCTGGTATTGGTCCTTCTTTAGCCCAAAGAATTATAGAGTACAGAGAAAGCAATGGGTATTTTAGCTCTTTAGATGATCTTGAAAAAGTAAAGGGAATTGGACCTAAGAAAATAGAACAAATAAAAGATTATATAGATTGGTAA
- the holA gene encoding DNA polymerase III subunit delta, protein MNYWEFRRLIKEKNIPSVYLFVGEEKFLMEDALQALRNRLKGASYHAFFGEDITWKEIMPFLETSSLFGVQMVVIRHAQNLKEPSDKDRISLLFKKLTNTFIVFMANAEEEKTKKNYLLKLVPPQGIVEFSKLKSDGIRRWLNEKIKEFGKEIDQDSLYFLTVSWGENLALLYRELEKVVYYVGDKKEITLEDVKATASPREVAFFTFLDAIQKRDVYTALWGLDTLWNEGMFPMVILEIIIKQFRQLLRVHTLKNEGYSEEEIAKKLDLHPFVVRKTIWALSNYTAAELLEFYMLLRQLDMEFKSTAKDERILLERFLIRLGTNLAG, encoded by the coding sequence ATGAACTACTGGGAGTTTAGAAGATTAATAAAGGAGAAAAATATTCCCTCAGTATACCTATTTGTTGGAGAGGAGAAGTTTTTGATGGAGGATGCCCTTCAGGCTTTAAGAAATAGGCTGAAGGGAGCATCATATCATGCATTTTTTGGGGAAGATATTACTTGGAAAGAGATAATGCCCTTTTTGGAGACCTCATCACTTTTTGGAGTACAAATGGTTGTTATTAGACACGCCCAAAATCTAAAAGAACCGTCAGATAAAGATAGAATATCCCTTCTCTTCAAAAAACTCACTAATACCTTTATTGTATTCATGGCAAATGCAGAGGAGGAGAAAACAAAAAAGAACTACTTACTAAAATTAGTTCCTCCACAAGGTATAGTGGAATTTTCTAAATTAAAATCCGATGGTATTAGAAGATGGTTAAATGAAAAAATAAAAGAGTTTGGTAAAGAGATTGACCAAGATTCTTTATATTTCTTGACTGTGTCATGGGGGGAGAACTTAGCTCTGCTGTATAGAGAATTGGAAAAGGTTGTATATTATGTTGGAGATAAAAAAGAGATTACTTTAGAAGATGTAAAAGCCACAGCATCTCCAAGAGAAGTTGCCTTCTTTACTTTCTTAGATGCTATACAGAAGAGAGATGTTTATACTGCATTATGGGGATTAGATACCTTATGGAATGAGGGTATGTTTCCAATGGTAATATTGGAAATTATTATAAAACAATTTAGACAACTTCTTAGAGTTCATACTCTAAAAAACGAGGGTTATTCTGAAGAAGAAATTGCTAAAAAGCTTGATTTACATCCTTTTGTAGTGAGAAAGACCATATGGGCTCTTTCAAATTATACTGCCGCAGAACTACTAGAATTCTACATGCTTCTGCGGCAGTTAGATATGGAGTTTAAATCAACAGCTAAAGATGAAAGAATTCTATTGGAAAGATTTTTAATTAGATTGGGAACTAATTTAGCTGGCTAA
- a CDS encoding 30S ribosomal protein S20 has protein sequence MANTKSAIKRIKISERNRLRNRLRLGRIKFYTKKFLKLLEENKIEEAKQVLPLAISAIDKAAQKGTLHKNTAARKKSRLMKLLNEKLKLAS, from the coding sequence ATGGCAAATACAAAGTCTGCAATTAAAAGAATAAAAATTAGTGAAAGGAATAGACTTAGAAACAGATTAAGACTTGGTAGAATTAAGTTCTACACTAAAAAGTTTCTAAAGTTATTGGAAGAGAATAAAATAGAAGAAGCAAAACAAGTACTACCACTTGCTATTAGTGCAATTGATAAGGCTGCACAAAAGGGGACATTACACAAAAACACTGCTGCAAGGAAGAAGTCCCGTTTAATGAAGCTACTTAATGAGAAGCTTAAATTAGCCAGCTAA
- a CDS encoding elongation factor 4 codes for MWRDISKIRNFSIIAHVDHGKSTLADRFLEISGAIDKRKMRDQVLDTLDIERERGITIKAQAVRFFYKSKNGEVYEFNLIDTPGHVDFTYEVSRSLAACDGAILVVDATQGIEAQTINNLFLALENNLVIVPVINKIDLPNAEPEKVAEDVKNLLGKDYIGETFFVSAKEGWGIEELMEGIIKYIPAPKGDVNEPLKALIFDAVYDSYKGVIVFVRIFQGEVKPLDQILFMSTGITYEVQEVGTFTPEMTPTDKLSVGEVGYIVANIKNIHETRIGDTITNVLNPAKEPLPGYKKIQPMVFCGIYPINNEDYPDLREALEKLSLNDASLYYEPETSPALGFGFRCGFLGLLHLEIVQERLEREFGLNIITTVPSVAYEIITIKDEKKLIQNPLDLPPPYEIKEFREPYVFANIITPPEYLGAIMDLIDRRRGIFKNMEYLTQERVLITAELPLAEIITDFFDLLKSYTRGYGSLTYEFIGYRASDLVKLDIYINGKPVDALSIIVHRDKAYEEGRKIVQKLRNEIPRQLFEVVIQAGIGGRIIAREEIKPLKKNVLQKCYGGDVTRKKKLLEKQKEGKKRMKKIGHVEIPQEAFWSVLKRD; via the coding sequence ATGTGGAGAGATATATCTAAAATTAGAAATTTTAGCATTATTGCACATGTAGACCATGGGAAGTCTACATTGGCGGATCGTTTTTTAGAAATTTCAGGAGCTATTGATAAAAGGAAGATGAGAGATCAAGTTTTAGATACTTTGGATATTGAAAGAGAGAGGGGAATTACAATAAAGGCTCAGGCAGTTAGATTCTTTTATAAAAGCAAAAATGGAGAGGTTTATGAATTCAATCTTATAGATACTCCTGGACATGTAGATTTTACATATGAGGTCTCGAGAAGTCTTGCTGCATGTGATGGGGCAATTTTGGTTGTAGATGCTACTCAGGGAATTGAGGCTCAAACAATTAATAATTTGTTTTTAGCCTTAGAGAACAATTTAGTAATTGTACCTGTAATTAATAAGATTGATTTACCTAATGCAGAACCTGAAAAGGTTGCAGAAGATGTTAAAAATCTTCTTGGGAAGGACTATATAGGTGAGACCTTTTTTGTTAGTGCAAAGGAAGGATGGGGAATTGAAGAATTAATGGAGGGAATAATTAAATATATTCCTGCTCCAAAAGGAGATGTTAATGAGCCTTTAAAAGCTTTAATTTTTGATGCTGTCTATGATAGTTATAAGGGTGTTATAGTGTTTGTGAGAATTTTTCAGGGAGAAGTTAAGCCCTTGGATCAAATATTATTTATGTCTACGGGAATAACATATGAGGTGCAGGAAGTAGGTACATTTACTCCTGAAATGACTCCTACTGACAAGCTTTCAGTTGGGGAAGTGGGCTATATAGTTGCAAATATCAAAAACATTCATGAGACAAGGATTGGAGATACTATAACAAATGTCTTGAATCCAGCAAAAGAGCCTTTGCCTGGATATAAAAAGATACAGCCTATGGTATTTTGTGGTATTTATCCTATAAATAATGAAGACTATCCTGATCTTAGAGAGGCTTTGGAGAAGTTAAGCCTCAATGATGCTTCACTTTATTATGAGCCTGAAACCTCGCCTGCTTTAGGTTTTGGATTTAGATGTGGATTTTTGGGACTTTTACATTTAGAAATTGTTCAGGAAAGATTAGAAAGGGAGTTTGGTTTAAATATAATAACTACAGTACCATCTGTTGCTTACGAGATAATAACTATAAAGGATGAAAAGAAATTGATTCAGAATCCCCTGGACTTACCTCCACCTTATGAGATCAAAGAATTTAGAGAACCATATGTTTTTGCAAATATCATCACGCCTCCTGAATACCTTGGAGCTATAATGGATCTTATTGATAGAAGAAGAGGAATTTTTAAGAATATGGAGTATTTAACTCAAGAAAGAGTTTTAATAACTGCAGAACTTCCTTTAGCGGAGATTATTACAGACTTCTTTGATCTATTAAAGTCTTATACGCGAGGATATGGCTCTTTAACTTATGAATTCATAGGTTATAGAGCCAGTGATTTGGTAAAGCTTGACATATATATTAATGGAAAACCTGTTGATGCATTGTCCATAATAGTACATCGTGATAAAGCCTACGAGGAAGGTAGGAAGATAGTACAAAAATTAAGAAATGAGATTCCAAGACAATTATTTGAGGTAGTGATACAGGCAGGAATTGGCGGTAGAATAATTGCAAGAGAAGAGATTAAACCATTGAAAAAGAATGTTTTACAAAAATGTTATGGTGGAGATGTTACAAGGAAAAAGAAATTATTGGAGAAACAGAAAGAAGGTAAAAAGAGGATGAAAAAAATTGGTCATGTGGAGATTCCTCAAGAAGCCTTTTGGTCAGTTTTAAAGAGGGATTGA
- a CDS encoding 5'/3'-nucleotidase SurE, with protein MIIFLTNDDGINAKQINIMINKLQKIGEIYGVFPERERSGGSHAITLHKPLRANKEISQDKVKIWSSNGTPADCVLLGLFALLPERPNIVISGINRGYNLGCDIIYSGTVAGAREAALHDIPSIAISVPHNADVEDFEYATDFLLKMIPNFIKIIPPSVFLNINIPPTKNRNNIDLEFTFQGKMHYKNIIEKRIDPRAQEYFWVHGEAELEDEEGSDIWAIKRGNISITPLQSNMTDYSFLKYLKDNFPYK; from the coding sequence ATGATTATTTTCCTAACAAATGATGATGGAATAAACGCAAAACAAATTAATATAATGATAAATAAGCTTCAGAAAATAGGGGAAATTTATGGAGTTTTCCCTGAAAGAGAAAGAAGTGGTGGAAGCCATGCAATAACTTTACATAAACCATTAAGAGCAAACAAAGAAATCTCTCAAGATAAAGTGAAAATTTGGTCAAGTAATGGTACTCCTGCAGATTGTGTTTTGTTAGGTTTATTCGCTTTACTACCAGAGAGACCAAATATAGTAATATCAGGTATAAATAGGGGTTATAATCTTGGATGCGATATTATATATTCAGGAACAGTAGCAGGTGCTCGGGAGGCTGCTCTCCATGATATTCCTTCTATAGCTATTTCTGTTCCTCATAATGCTGACGTTGAAGACTTTGAATATGCAACAGATTTTTTGTTAAAGATGATTCCAAATTTTATTAAAATAATTCCACCTTCAGTATTTCTAAATATCAATATACCTCCTACAAAGAATAGAAATAATATTGATTTAGAATTTACATTTCAAGGTAAAATGCATTATAAAAATATCATAGAAAAGAGGATAGATCCGAGAGCTCAAGAATATTTCTGGGTACATGGCGAGGCAGAATTAGAGGATGAAGAAGGATCAGATATTTGGGCTATAAAGAGAGGAAATATCTCTATTACCCCACTCCAATCTAATATGACCGATTACTCCTTTTTAAAATATTTAAAAGATAATTTTCCGTATAAGTAA
- a CDS encoding coproporphyrinogen III oxidase: MRRIGIYIHYPFCIHKCPYCDFVSFRHPGKEDEDIYVEYLIKEIGMRKDDEFIVDTIYFGGGTPSLLLTRNLELILNFISKNFKMDSNLEITIEANPGTINSFKLRHWTELGINRVSLGVQSFLEKELKFLGRLYLPRDIYKSFNFLRDYGFNNINFDIIYSLPGQDLMGLSFSLDKAVELNPEHISLYNLMIEEGTQFYERYKRGELKLLSDDEEAKLYEFSIDFLNSHGYTQYEISNFSKMGKFPCKHNLKYWRHEEFLGFGVSAYSFISSCRYGNYKDLYVYYEKIREGKFPFEEIEYLVDDDLAKDEIFVRLRLMEGINMDEFKKKYNKDLREYFPNYEMFIKKNFLKEEKNYLKLTRKGLLLWNEILLDIF; the protein is encoded by the coding sequence ATGAGAAGAATTGGGATTTATATACATTATCCCTTTTGTATTCATAAGTGTCCTTACTGTGATTTTGTATCATTTAGACATCCAGGAAAAGAAGATGAAGATATTTACGTTGAATACTTGATAAAAGAAATTGGAATGCGTAAGGATGATGAATTTATAGTAGATACAATATATTTTGGGGGAGGAACTCCATCTCTTTTATTAACAAGAAATTTAGAGTTAATACTAAATTTCATTTCAAAAAATTTCAAGATGGATTCTAATTTAGAGATAACTATTGAGGCAAATCCCGGAACAATAAATAGTTTTAAACTAAGACACTGGACTGAGCTTGGGATAAATAGAGTAAGCTTGGGAGTACAAAGTTTTCTTGAAAAGGAACTAAAATTCTTAGGTAGATTATATCTACCAAGAGATATTTATAAAAGCTTTAATTTTTTAAGAGATTATGGTTTCAATAATATCAATTTTGACATAATCTACTCGTTACCAGGTCAAGATTTAATGGGTCTTTCTTTTTCATTGGATAAAGCTGTAGAATTAAATCCAGAACACATATCTTTGTATAATCTAATGATAGAAGAGGGAACACAATTTTATGAAAGATATAAAAGAGGAGAGTTAAAGCTCTTGAGTGACGATGAAGAGGCTAAGCTTTACGAGTTTTCTATAGACTTTCTAAATAGTCATGGATATACCCAATATGAAATTTCAAACTTTTCAAAGATGGGTAAGTTTCCATGTAAACATAATCTCAAGTATTGGAGACATGAAGAATTTTTAGGATTTGGAGTATCTGCTTATTCCTTTATTTCTTCATGTAGGTATGGAAATTATAAAGACCTTTATGTATACTATGAAAAAATCAGAGAAGGTAAGTTCCCTTTTGAAGAGATAGAATATTTAGTAGATGATGATTTAGCTAAGGATGAGATTTTCGTTAGATTAAGATTAATGGAAGGTATAAATATGGATGAGTTTAAGAAGAAGTATAATAAAGATTTAAGAGAATATTTCCCAAATTACGAAATGTTCATCAAAAAGAACTTCTTGAAAGAAGAAAAAAATTATTTAAAATTAACAAGAAAAGGTTTATTATTGTGGAATGAAATTTTGTTAGATATATTTTAA
- a CDS encoding response regulator yields MKPIRVIIAEDEPIVRMDLKELLESQGYIVIGDVGDGKSAVELARKEKPDVVIMDIRMPEMDGITAAKILTEELIAPVIFLTAYSDKELVEKAKEVGVVAYLVKPFKETDLFPAIEIAIARFKEFLELKEQVKDLQDALETRKLVDRAKGLLMDIEGLKEHEAFRLIQKASMDKRKPMKEIAQAIILAYELKSKKEK; encoded by the coding sequence ATGAAGCCAATAAGAGTAATAATTGCAGAGGATGAGCCCATAGTTAGAATGGATTTAAAGGAGCTCCTTGAAAGTCAAGGATATATTGTAATAGGGGATGTAGGAGATGGAAAATCCGCAGTAGAGCTGGCAAGAAAGGAGAAGCCAGATGTTGTAATTATGGACATTAGAATGCCAGAAATGGATGGCATTACTGCTGCAAAAATATTAACCGAAGAATTGATAGCTCCTGTTATATTTCTCACTGCCTATTCTGATAAAGAACTGGTTGAGAAAGCAAAAGAGGTCGGAGTAGTTGCTTATTTAGTAAAGCCTTTTAAGGAAACAGATTTATTCCCTGCAATAGAGATTGCTATTGCAAGATTTAAAGAATTTTTAGAACTTAAGGAACAAGTTAAGGATTTACAGGATGCTTTAGAAACGAGGAAATTAGTTGATAGAGCCAAGGGGTTACTAATGGATATAGAGGGATTAAAAGAGCATGAGGCTTTTAGACTTATCCAAAAAGCGAGTATGGATAAAAGAAAGCCTATGAAAGAAATTGCACAGGCTATTATTTTGGCTTATGAATTGAAGTCTAAAAAGGAGAAATAA